In the genome of Afifella aestuarii, one region contains:
- the trpE gene encoding anthranilate synthase component I, whose translation MQVEPPFGAFEQLYSEGKAQLLYTRLVADLETPVSAFLKLAAGRANSFLLESVEGGAVRGRYSMIGLQPDLIFRTEGSQAAIAHAPDLDDFTPLDEPPLQALRTLLAESRVDVPEGLPSMGAGVFGYLGYDMVRQMERLPNVPPDSLNLPDAVLMRPQAVVVFDAVKDELTVVTPVRPTPGVPARAAYETAVNLLTEIVDALDRPLERGVETADVPLASDTTSNTTPEAYKEKVRRAKEYIAAGDIFQVVLSQRFETPFPLPAFSLYRALRRVNPAPFLYFLDFGGFSIVGSSPEILVRARAGKVTIRPIAGTRPRGATAAEDKRLGEELLADPKELAEHLMLLDLGRNDVGRVAEIGSVHVTDRFFLEHYSQVMHIVSNVEGDLRKDCDAIDALAGGFPAGTVSGAPKIRAMQIIDELEESKRGPYAGCVGYFTADGDMDTCIVLRTAVVKDDTIYVQAGAGIVADSDPDSEQAECVNKAKALFRAAEEARRFANQAGRGQ comes from the coding sequence ATGCAAGTCGAGCCACCCTTCGGCGCCTTCGAGCAGCTTTACAGCGAGGGCAAAGCGCAACTGCTTTACACCCGCCTCGTTGCCGATCTCGAAACACCCGTCTCCGCCTTTCTGAAGCTCGCCGCCGGGCGCGCCAATTCCTTCCTCCTGGAATCGGTCGAAGGCGGTGCCGTGCGGGGGCGCTATTCGATGATCGGGCTTCAGCCTGATCTCATATTCAGGACGGAGGGAAGCCAGGCCGCAATCGCACACGCGCCCGATCTTGACGATTTTACCCCGCTCGACGAACCGCCGCTGCAGGCTCTGCGCACCCTCCTTGCCGAAAGCCGGGTCGATGTGCCGGAGGGTCTGCCTTCGATGGGCGCCGGCGTCTTCGGCTATCTGGGGTACGACATGGTGCGTCAGATGGAGCGTTTGCCAAACGTCCCGCCGGACAGCCTCAACCTGCCCGATGCCGTCTTGATGCGTCCGCAGGCCGTTGTCGTCTTCGATGCGGTCAAGGATGAGCTCACCGTCGTCACGCCCGTCAGGCCGACACCCGGCGTCCCGGCGCGGGCGGCGTATGAAACGGCCGTCAATCTCCTCACGGAAATCGTCGACGCGCTCGATCGACCGCTGGAGCGCGGCGTCGAAACGGCCGACGTGCCGCTCGCTTCGGACACCACCTCCAACACCACTCCGGAAGCCTACAAAGAGAAGGTTCGCCGCGCGAAGGAATATATCGCCGCCGGAGACATCTTTCAGGTGGTGCTGTCGCAGCGTTTCGAAACGCCCTTTCCGCTTCCCGCCTTCTCACTCTACCGCGCTCTGCGGCGGGTCAATCCGGCACCGTTTCTGTATTTTCTCGATTTCGGCGGCTTCTCCATCGTCGGCTCGAGCCCGGAGATCCTGGTGCGGGCGCGCGCCGGCAAGGTCACCATCCGGCCGATCGCAGGCACGCGGCCGCGCGGCGCCACTGCGGCGGAGGATAAGCGCCTCGGCGAAGAGCTTCTGGCAGACCCGAAAGAACTCGCGGAGCATCTCATGCTCCTCGATCTCGGGCGCAACGATGTGGGGCGGGTCGCCGAGATCGGTTCGGTGCACGTGACCGACAGATTTTTCCTCGAGCATTACAGCCAGGTGATGCACATCGTCTCCAACGTGGAAGGCGATCTGCGCAAGGATTGCGACGCGATCGATGCCCTCGCGGGCGGGTTTCCGGCCGGCACCGTTTCGGGAGCACCAAAGATTCGGGCGATGCAGATCATCGACGAGCTGGAGGAATCGAAGCGCGGTCCTTACGCCGGCTGCGTCGGCTATTTCACGGCCGACGGTGACATGGATACCTGCATCGTCTTGAGAACCGCGGTCGTCAAAGACGACACCATCTATGTTCAGGCAGGGGCCGGGATCGTCGCCGATTCCGATCCGGATTCAGAACAGGCGGAATGCGTCAACAAGGCAAAGGCGCTGTTTCGGGCGGCAGAAGAGGCGCGCCGCTTCGCCAACCAGGCCGGCCGCGGACAATAG